A genomic segment from Geitlerinema sp. PCC 7407 encodes:
- a CDS encoding DegT/DnrJ/EryC1/StrS aminotransferase family protein: protein MTYANVQVPFVDFSFQHGPIQAELDAALQSVVQRGDFVLGQAVSDFEASFAAACGTGYGVGVGCGTDAIALGLQACGIGPGDEVLIPANTFVATLIGVMRTGATPVLVDCDRATALIDLEAAARAVTPNTRAIVPVHLYGQMVSPRSLLDFAQAHKVLIFEDAAQAHLAEREGYRAGSIGIAAAFSFYPSKNLGAFGDGGMVVTQDASVAQTLRSLRNYGAPRKYYHTDYGTNSRLDTLQAAVLQVKLPHLHSWNQSRNQAAQHYDQLLAPLQDYGIVPMRNDSGPGHVYHLYVLKVDAACSLDRAAIQTGLEQLGILTGIHYPLPCHLQPAFQKLGYHPGDFPSAEALCEQIVSLPMYPGLEFGQIQLVVDSLKALLTANAPAVIPA from the coding sequence ATGACTTACGCCAACGTTCAGGTTCCGTTTGTTGATTTCAGCTTTCAGCACGGCCCCATTCAGGCAGAGCTCGATGCTGCGCTCCAGTCGGTGGTCCAGCGGGGCGACTTCGTCCTGGGTCAGGCCGTCAGCGATTTTGAGGCCAGTTTTGCAGCGGCCTGCGGCACCGGCTACGGAGTGGGCGTCGGCTGCGGCACCGATGCGATCGCCTTGGGGCTCCAGGCCTGCGGGATCGGTCCGGGAGACGAGGTTTTGATTCCAGCCAACACCTTTGTGGCTACCCTGATCGGGGTGATGCGCACGGGGGCAACGCCGGTGCTGGTGGACTGCGATCGCGCCACTGCTCTGATTGATCTGGAAGCCGCCGCGCGGGCCGTCACGCCCAACACGCGGGCCATTGTGCCTGTGCACCTCTACGGCCAGATGGTGTCTCCGCGATCGCTTTTGGACTTTGCCCAAGCCCACAAGGTCTTGATTTTTGAAGATGCGGCCCAGGCGCACCTAGCCGAGCGAGAAGGCTATCGCGCCGGATCTATCGGCATCGCGGCCGCCTTTAGCTTTTATCCCAGCAAAAATCTGGGGGCCTTTGGGGACGGCGGCATGGTGGTAACCCAGGACGCCAGCGTGGCCCAAACCCTGCGATCGCTGCGCAACTACGGCGCCCCTCGCAAGTACTACCATACGGACTACGGCACCAATAGCCGCCTTGACACGCTCCAGGCCGCAGTGCTGCAAGTCAAGCTGCCCCACCTGCACTCTTGGAATCAAAGCCGAAACCAGGCAGCTCAGCACTACGATCAGCTGCTGGCCCCGCTGCAAGACTACGGCATCGTGCCCATGCGAAACGACAGCGGCCCAGGCCACGTCTATCACCTGTACGTTCTGAAGGTTGACGCCGCTTGCTCCCTCGATCGCGCCGCGATCCAGACCGGCCTCGAGCAGCTGGGCATCCTAACCGGCATTCACTACCCCTTGCCCTGCCATTTGCAGCCCGCCTTCCAGAAACTGGGCTATCATCCCGGTGACTTCCCCAGCGCGGAGGCCCTGTGCGAGCAAATTGTGTCTCTACCGATGTATCCTGGCCTGGAATTTGGGCAAATTCAGTTAGTGGTCGACAGCCTCAAGGCGCTTTTGACCGCCAATGCTCCTGCCGTTATACCTGCTTAA
- the crtB gene encoding cyanoexosortase B translates to MGIARKLPISDGPLWGAGLVALLTALYAPLLWHWVDGWLNKSIGIEHEYFSHGLIGLPFAAYIAWSQRAAWGQLRDRAHPLGAALLGLGAAFYLSSITDLVNLSLPVLLAGICLWLKGVPGLRLQWFPLLLVLLATPNDVPYLLAPYTLPLQTFIAGTAGFILIQMGLDVTVREIYLYVGGRIVEVAPYCAGLKMLFTSLYVGLMLLYWTGAIASRRHTIALLSGAIAISVTANIIRNTLLTYFHGTGQDGAFHWLHEGWGGDVYSTLMLGAIVVLLQVIERYWPEPAPETAGALPGDNAP, encoded by the coding sequence ATGGGAATCGCGCGCAAACTGCCGATCAGTGACGGTCCTCTCTGGGGGGCGGGCCTGGTCGCGCTCCTGACGGCCCTCTACGCTCCGCTGCTGTGGCACTGGGTGGACGGCTGGCTCAACAAATCCATCGGCATTGAGCACGAGTACTTTAGTCACGGTCTGATTGGCCTGCCCTTCGCGGCCTACATTGCCTGGAGTCAGCGGGCGGCGTGGGGCCAGCTGCGCGATCGCGCTCATCCCCTGGGGGCGGCGCTCCTGGGGCTGGGGGCCGCCTTTTACCTCAGCTCGATCACGGACCTGGTGAATCTTTCGCTGCCGGTGCTGCTGGCGGGGATCTGCCTGTGGCTCAAGGGAGTGCCGGGCCTGCGGCTGCAGTGGTTTCCGCTGCTGCTCGTGCTGCTGGCCACGCCCAATGACGTGCCGTATCTGCTAGCCCCTTACACGCTGCCCCTACAAACCTTCATCGCGGGGACGGCGGGGTTCATTTTGATTCAGATGGGGCTGGATGTGACGGTGCGGGAGATTTATCTCTATGTGGGGGGCCGGATTGTGGAGGTGGCCCCCTACTGCGCCGGGCTGAAGATGCTGTTTACCAGTCTGTACGTCGGGCTGATGCTGCTGTACTGGACCGGGGCGATCGCCTCTCGCCGCCACACGATCGCCCTGCTCAGCGGCGCGATCGCCATTAGCGTCACCGCCAACATTATTCGCAACACGCTCCTGACTTACTTCCACGGCACAGGCCAAGACGGGGCTTTTCACTGGCTCCACGAAGGCTGGGGCGGTGATGTGTACTCCACTCTGATGCTGGGGGCGATTGTTGTGCTTTTGCAGGTGATCGAGCGCTACTGGCCAGAGCCCGCCCCAGAGACGGCTGGAGCCCTCCCTGGAGACAACGCACCATGA
- a CDS encoding polysaccharide biosynthesis/export family protein, protein MPPAPLAPARRLAAASLASLYSWAIASSGTALLWGLQIALPGRAQAQSVPVLAPDPTLSVPGVPTTPNPGDRLVNPSSGALDNFLVPTNPGSFAPPDLLDGPNADPTIKFKRYRLGPGDAIAVSVQQFPDLSLQTTINPEGNIVMPLVNAIPLEGLTLGEAEALIRQSLDRYIIEPQVSVALLAQRPVQVTVLGAVAKPGFYPLPVPRVSVALLQAGGSMTNADLREVAIRRTLVDGSIIEQKIDLFSALKDGSALPDLRLEDGDSVFVPELEGGKDETYDRFLVARSTLAKQQISIRVLSYAGPRGGAVGNLTLPNGSTFLDALGAIGPNPDNANLRKIALVRFDPEQGKAITRTLDARKALAGDISQNVPLQENDVIVVGRNLVARITYALGTFTQPFRDVLGFLLFFDELQNSASSLFGPAGNDDN, encoded by the coding sequence ATGCCCCCTGCACCGCTTGCCCCCGCTCGCCGCTTGGCGGCCGCCTCCCTTGCTAGCCTCTATTCCTGGGCGATCGCCTCCTCCGGGACCGCCCTGCTCTGGGGCCTCCAGATCGCCCTGCCCGGCCGGGCCCAGGCCCAATCTGTGCCGGTGTTGGCCCCCGATCCGACCCTGAGCGTTCCTGGCGTGCCCACGACGCCCAATCCGGGCGATCGCCTGGTCAATCCGTCCTCCGGTGCCCTAGACAACTTCCTGGTGCCCACCAATCCAGGCAGCTTCGCCCCGCCCGATCTCCTAGACGGCCCCAATGCTGATCCAACCATTAAATTCAAGCGCTATCGCCTCGGTCCCGGAGACGCGATCGCCGTCAGCGTCCAGCAGTTTCCCGATCTGAGCCTGCAAACCACCATCAACCCCGAGGGCAACATCGTCATGCCCCTGGTGAACGCGATCCCCCTGGAGGGACTGACCCTGGGCGAAGCCGAAGCCCTGATCCGCCAAAGCCTCGATCGCTACATCATCGAGCCTCAGGTTTCCGTGGCCCTGCTGGCCCAGCGCCCCGTCCAGGTCACGGTCCTGGGCGCCGTCGCCAAACCCGGCTTCTATCCGCTGCCGGTGCCCCGAGTCTCAGTGGCCCTGCTCCAGGCCGGCGGCAGCATGACCAACGCTGACCTGCGGGAGGTGGCTATTCGTCGCACCCTCGTCGACGGCTCGATCATTGAACAAAAAATTGATCTCTTTAGCGCGCTCAAGGACGGCAGCGCGCTGCCCGATCTGCGCTTAGAAGATGGCGACTCGGTCTTTGTACCCGAGCTCGAAGGGGGTAAGGACGAAACCTACGATCGCTTCTTGGTGGCGCGATCGACCCTGGCCAAGCAGCAGATCAGCATTCGAGTCCTGAGCTACGCTGGACCTAGGGGCGGCGCCGTCGGCAACCTGACCCTCCCCAACGGCAGCACCTTCCTCGACGCCCTAGGGGCAATCGGCCCCAACCCCGACAACGCCAACCTGCGCAAAATCGCCCTAGTGCGGTTTGACCCTGAGCAAGGCAAGGCAATTACTCGCACCCTGGACGCGCGCAAGGCCCTGGCAGGCGACATTTCCCAAAATGTGCCGCTCCAGGAGAATGACGTGATCGTCGTCGGTCGAAATCTGGTCGCCCGCATCACCTACGCCCTAGGAACCTTCACCCAGCCCTTTAGAGATGTCCTGGGCTTTTTGCTTTTCTTCGACGAGCTGCAAAATAGTGCAAGCAGCCTCTTCGGCCCCGCAGGCAATGATGATAATTGA
- a CDS encoding cyanoexosortase B system-associated protein gives MKSLQASWQRFQGSKVAMLAFFATLAVVGTASGYLQGRWSWQSVPSVPTQRQLQGLRGSGLTLPGWQSVEQQVVQLGDGKWSVQVLQRGEASAVLMLLPQMDKDAKPQVEWTDINGAYQWQTDSFGRLKFTVTEPTTGAQAAVTARIFRGWTQQQTYAVVQWYAWPTGGHPEVSHWFWADRAAQLRGDFGAPAAARRQGWVAVNLLLPMEPLADLEPSKASAQALAEQVQAQLMAGPLASGSRR, from the coding sequence ATGAAGTCTCTCCAGGCCTCTTGGCAGCGCTTCCAGGGCTCCAAAGTGGCCATGCTGGCTTTTTTCGCGACCCTGGCTGTGGTGGGTACAGCCTCGGGCTATCTCCAGGGGCGCTGGTCCTGGCAGAGCGTCCCCAGCGTGCCCACCCAAAGGCAGTTGCAGGGGCTGCGCGGCAGCGGGCTCACCCTGCCAGGCTGGCAGAGCGTGGAGCAGCAGGTGGTCCAGCTAGGGGACGGCAAGTGGTCGGTTCAGGTGCTCCAGCGGGGCGAAGCGTCGGCGGTGCTGATGCTGCTGCCCCAAATGGACAAAGACGCCAAACCTCAGGTGGAGTGGACCGACATCAATGGCGCCTACCAGTGGCAAACCGATTCCTTTGGCCGGCTCAAGTTCACCGTCACCGAGCCGACCACGGGGGCCCAGGCCGCCGTCACGGCGAGGATCTTTCGGGGCTGGACCCAGCAGCAAACCTACGCAGTGGTGCAGTGGTACGCCTGGCCTACTGGTGGTCATCCTGAGGTCAGTCACTGGTTTTGGGCCGATCGTGCCGCGCAGCTGCGGGGAGACTTTGGGGCGCCAGCGGCGGCCCGCCGCCAGGGCTGGGTCGCCGTGAATCTGCTTTTGCCGATGGAACCTTTGGCCGATCTGGAACCGTCCAAAGCCTCAGCCCAAGCCCTCGCCGAGCAGGTCCAGGCTCAGCTAATGGCGGGACCGCTGGCCTCCGGATCGAGGCGCTGA